AGAGTTTTACGTAACTCCTCGTCATTCCTACGAAAGTAGGAATCCAATTCCGATAAAAGTGAAAAATGAGACTAAGAGTCAGCTAGTTAATGGGTAATTTTCAATTATTTTTTCATTGTCGCTATATCATAATAATATTGATAAAGTTTGCTCTTTTGCTCTTCATCTATATTTTTAGGTATTTCATTTTCGAGGATAATAGCTTTCCATTGTACTGTCCAAGAAGTTTTTTCGCCTGGCTTTAATTGAATTGGTGTTCCTTGAGCCTCAAGTTCAACATAACCAAGCTGACCTTCTTCCTGCGGGTTACAAACATATATTTCGATTTCCCCCTCACCTTGAGCAGCTTGGCCAGCCGGGATATCGTCAAAACGCATAATAAATAATTGTTTGCCATAAACGTGAGCCAACCAACCTGTACCATCGCAGATAGTTTTATATCTGTCTGGACAATTAGCAACGTCAATCCAAACTGGTTTACCTGGGGAGGATTTTAAATTTAGGTTTTTTACCCATTGGCATTCGGTAAAATGAGTTTGTCCACCAGGACCCATTTCAAAAAACACGAAACCGGCTTGTGGGCAACGGTTAATTTGCCAGGGAGCGCGTATAATATTTGTATTTGATTTATTAGTCATGGTGTATCTTAGTGAAAGCCAGCTGTTTTTATCTATAGAAATTTCTTTTTTTAATTGGATATATGTTGTTAAAGGGTCGTTGCTATCAATATCAGCAGCGCTTTCAAGCACACCTTTATCATTCACAATTTTAGCGTCATAGGGCTCACTATCGAGAATTTTTCGTGGTGGCCAGCCCCAATCACTTTGTGGTGATGTCCAGAAAGTAGAACCAAAACAGATTTTCCGGGCTCCTATACCTTGCTGGATTAAAAATTCGTAGCCTTTAACTTTTAATGAGGTGATTCGAGCACCATGGTTGCTATCAACCACAATAGAAACATTCTCATTAAAAATTGTAAAAATACCGTTAATCGAATTCACTTTTGTTTTCTTTAACTAAAAAGTAAATTTATATCACTAATTGTTAGTGTGCTTTTTAAAGTATGTAGAGGTTTCTTGCTAGTATAAAATAATGGTGGGAGGAAAAGTAGTTACGATTTATTAATAGATAAATTAGAATTACGGGCGATTAATGCAGCAATTAGTAATGAATCTGAATTATTTTTGGCTTCGTTAGTAGATGATTGCAGCTTAACATGATTATAAGATGTATATGTTTTTATTGATGAGTTGCTATTAATATCGTTTTTTTGAGATTGAGAATTTTTTTCGTTACTTTTATTGTTTTCTTTCCAACTAGTTTCCATAATTTTTTGGCCGAGTTCACGTAAATTGCGTTCAATTGCTGAATGGTGTTTAGATTCGGCCATAGTTTACTCTCCTTGTTCCCTCATTACCCAAGTGTTTACTTTGTATATTTCTACAACATACATTTGCATTATCTATCCTGGTCAAAAATATTTTTAATTAATTAACGCAAAAAAACTTACATAAGCATTACTCACAATTAAAACAGATCTGTCAATGCAATACGTCAAGATTGTACTAAGTACTTTGTAGTAAAGAAGGTAGATATTAAAACCATTCTACCCTGCCAAAAAGATGACTGAAGTAGTATAGTTACGCCGCATTTATAACACTGCAACTGAGTACATAGGCATATGAGCGGCTTTACTCATCTACATTTGCATTCGCAATATTCTTTACTTGATGGAGCTATCCGTCTGAATGATCTTTGCTCGATACTTAAAGAGCGCGGTATGAATACGGTGGCGATTACTGATCATGGCAACATGTATGGTGCAGTACATTTTTATCAAACCGCAAAAAAATATGGCATCAAACCTATTATGGGTTGTGAAGTATATGTAGCTTATGGCAAAGGTCGTAAAGATCGCAGTGTTCGTTCGGCATTACATTTGGTTTTATTAGCTAAAGACAACGAAGGCTATAAAAACCTTACCTTTTTGGTGTCGATGGGTTTTACTGAAGGTTTTTACTATCACCCTCGAATTGACAAAGAATTATTACGCAAACATGCTAAAGGGCTTTACGGACTTTCGGCATGTTTAGGTGGGGTAATTTCCCGCATATATTTTAATCAAGGTTTAGACGCAGCAATAGCAGAGGCGCGCGAGTTTGCAGAAATTT
The Deltaproteobacteria bacterium genome window above contains:
- a CDS encoding DUF4380 domain-containing protein gives rise to the protein MNDKGVLESAADIDSNDPLTTYIQLKKEISIDKNSWLSLRYTMTNKSNTNIIRAPWQINRCPQAGFVFFEMGPGGQTHFTECQWVKNLNLKSSPGKPVWIDVANCPDRYKTICDGTGWLAHVYGKQLFIMRFDDIPAGQAAQGEGEIEIYVCNPQEEGQLGYVELEAQGTPIQLKPGEKTSWTVQWKAIILENEIPKNIDEEQKSKLYQYYYDIATMKK